TTTCTCAGCTCACCCGGCCTATGGTGTGCCTTTGTCAATAAGGCCCTGACTTTTTCCAACTCCCCTTGGCCGTTGGCAAAGGCCTAACTAAATTCAGGTTTTAAGCAGTGCTTTATCTGGGAAAAGGAAGTCCAGTGCAAGGCGAACTTTGTATTTGGCGCAGTACCGTGATTAGCCGGTTGCGGAAACAGGACCGGAGGAGGAGCTGGCCGTGTCGAGGAGTTCATGGATCGCTTTCATGATGGAGTTAAAAGTAAATGGTTTTTCCAGCCATAAACATCCATGTATTTTGATTTGAGGCAGGACATTTTCGCGCATGATGTCACCACTGATGAAGATAAACTTTTCTTTTAACCGGGGAAATTGTCTGACCGCATTCTCATAAAACTCTAGGCCATCCATGCCGGGCATGCGGATATCGCTAATGACGAGATCAAATGTCACATTCTGCATCACGTCGAGCGCAGCAAATCCTGTTTTCACCTGCGACACCGTAAATCCCTTGATTTCCAAATAATCAGCAAGAGGCTCCACGACGAGGGGTTCATCATCGACGAGTAAAATATGGGTGGTGGATTTCAGGGGGCTCATGAGATCTGCGAGCGGATTCTCAGAATTGTTTTCGTGAAGGGAGGGCAGGGGTCCCATCAAAGGGAGTTCGATCAAGAAGACGGTCCCTTCGGGCGAAGTTTTTTCCAAGGACAAATTGCCCCCGTTATTTTCGATCAAAGTAGTAGCTAGGGAGAGGCCGAGTCCGGTTCCTTGTCCGACCTCTTTTGTGGTGTAGAAAGGATCAAAAATATATTTGCGAGATGGCTCGGGTATCCCGTGGCCATTATCACTGACACGGATTTCGATGATTTGGCCTTTACGCCGTACACTGATGACGATTTTGCCCCGAGCACCATCGCGGGGCATGGCTTGTTCGGCATTTGTCACGAGATTGATGAGGACTTGCTGGAGCTGTTGGATGCTGACATTGACCGGATAAGAGATCGTTTCGAGATCTAGCCCGAGCTCGATATCCTGGGTCCGGAGCTGATATTTTTTTAATCCGACGGTGGCTTGGATGATTTCATTGATTCCGGAGATCTCCTGACGCGGGGCTTCCTTGCGGGCAAAGGCGAGCAGGCCCTTGACGAGCTCAGCCGTGCGGATGGTTTCCTCGTAAATCGACTCGATGGAATTCACCATTTTAGTGTCCTGGGGAGGGCGAAGCATGAGGAGTGAGGCATGGCCGAGGATGGTTGTCAGGGGGTTATTGATCTCATGGGCGATCCCGGCAATCGCACGACCAAGCGAGGCCATCTTTTCGGACTGGATGATTTGCTCCTGCAATTTGCGCTGGTTACGGACATGGTGTTGTAACATAATGGAAAAAGCGACCATTTCGGCAAATACAGAGAGCAGATGCATCGTATTCTCGTCAAACGCATCCACCTCCATCCCATCGATATTGATGAGTCCCCACACTTCTCCGTCGATCAGGACTGGGATGACTAGTTCACTTTTCACATAATCAAAGAGGGGGTAGTAATGAGGGTCTTTTGACACATCAGGGCACAAGTAAGCTTCCCCCGTGGCGGCTACGATTCCGGTGAGTCCCTTGCCAACCGGGAGAAAACACTTCATTTTTTCTTCCGACCAGTCCGGGCCATAGCTTGAGACGATCCGGAGAAATTTGTGTTCATGATCCACCTCGACAAAAGAGCCGTGGATAGCCCCGACGATTTCGCACGCCTTTTGGATGATGAGGGGGATACTTTCTTCCAAACACTCTTTCTGGCGGATGTCGGCGAGTAACTCCCCGATATTGACCACCAGTGGGTCATGCTCTAACCCATACAGGCTCATGAGTTTAAAGGCGACGAAATCAGCGATCTCTTCGGTATCCTTTTTTTCACGGATACCGCTGATGATCTCACGGATTTGGATTAAATAGGGTCTAGGGTCAGCCATCTTGGAGCTACGAGAGCAATATACATACCAACACCGATCCCAGTTTTACCTGCACTCTCCGCTTTATCTATCCGAGTGAACCGAGCAGTTCCTCGACCTGAGTCTTTTTATCGGACCAGGTTTGGAGGCGTTGCTGGTGTTCCTCGAGGACTTTGGCAGGAACTTTTTCGGCGAAGGCGGGGTTGTCCAGTTTGGCTTTGACCTTGGTGATTTCGGAGATGGCGATTTCCAGCTCTTTTTTCAAGCGGGCCTTCTCGGCATCGACATCGATCAAGCCGTCGAGGGGCATGTAGAGTTCACCTAAGGCAGTCAGGACCAATGGGGTGCCTTTTGCGGGAGCAAATTGCGCGTCGAGGGAGATAGTCTCTGCATTGGTGAGCATCCGGAGGGTGGCCACGTCCCCATCCGACAGAGAGGCGTTTTTTAGGACGAATTTGACTTTTATATTCGATTGGATTTTGTATTCTGCGCGCAAATTGCGCCCGCGCCCGGCGGAATCATAAATTTTGCGGGTATGCTGGATTTTTTCGGTGAGCAAGTTGCCTTGGAGTATCGGGTCAATTTGCGTGGGCCATTCAGCAAACATGATATTATCCCCAAACCCGAGTCCGCTCCAGAGCTCTTGGGTGACAAACGGGGCATAAGGATGCAGCAAACGGAAAACGTGGTGCAGGACATAATCCATGACGGCACAGGTTTGATTTTTCAGCGAGGCATCGGCGAGTTGGGCCTTGGCTACCTCGATATACCAGTCGCAGTAATCACCCCAGAAAAAGTCGTAGAGCTCTTGGGCGGCGGCGCTGAATTCAAAAGTGTCGAGGAAAGTATTCACTTTGGTGATACACTCGGCGAGCTCTTGGAGTATCCATTGGTCGTATGCGGTGGGCTGGGCAATTTGCGCAAGGGGTTGGTTCGGTAATTCCTGCATTTGACGGAAACGAACAGCATTCCAGAGTTTATTACAGAAATTACGACCTTGTTCGGCTTGGGACTCGTCGAAACGGATATCCTGACCTTGCGGGGCGATCCGCATCAGGCCGAAACGCAGGCCGTCGGCGCCGTATTGGGCGATCAGGTCGAGTGGATCAGGGGAGTTCCCTAGGCTCTTCGACATTTTCCGGCCTTGTTTGTCACGGATGATCCCGGTGAAATAAACATCTTTGAAAGCGATGTTTTTAGCGATGTCATCAGTGCCGGAGGGTTCGAACTCTAACCCGGCGATGATCATGCGGGCGACCCACAGGAAAATAATGTCCGGTCCGGTCACGAGTGTGCTGGTCGGATAGAATTTTTTTAGAGTGGCGTCGTCCATCGTGGCGTAAGCCCAGAGCCAAGAGGATGCCCATGTGTCGAGGCAGTCGGTATCCTGTGTCCAGCCTTCACCGGGACACTCGATCTGGCAAAGCACTTCCCCGTCGTGGTACCACACGGGGATACGGTGGCCCCAGACGATCTGGCGGGAGAGGCACCAGTCCTGAATATTCTCCAGCCAGTGGGCGTAAACTTTTTCCCAACGATCTGGCCAGAAACGGATTTGCCGCTCGCGGACCACTCGTAGGGCTTCTTCGATCATCCGGCCCCCGAGCATTTTGCGATAGTCGAGGAACCACTGTTCGGACAGACGGGGTTCGATCGGTACTTGGCCGCGTTCACTAAATCCGACGTTATTTTCGTAAGGTTCTTCTTTGACGAGTAAACCCATGGAGGCGAGCATTTCGGCGGATTTTTTCCGCGCCTCGAAACGCTCGATGCCGTGGAGCTCGGGCACTTCTGGGCAATTAATTTTGCCGTCAGGGGTGAGGACATCGATAAT
This genomic interval from Verrucomicrobiota bacterium contains the following:
- a CDS encoding ATP-binding protein, encoding MADPRPYLIQIREIISGIREKKDTEEIADFVAFKLMSLYGLEHDPLVVNIGELLADIRQKECLEESIPLIIQKACEIVGAIHGSFVEVDHEHKFLRIVSSYGPDWSEEKMKCFLPVGKGLTGIVAATGEAYLCPDVSKDPHYYPLFDYVKSELVIPVLIDGEVWGLINIDGMEVDAFDENTMHLLSVFAEMVAFSIMLQHHVRNQRKLQEQIIQSEKMASLGRAIAGIAHEINNPLTTILGHASLLMLRPPQDTKMVNSIESIYEETIRTAELVKGLLAFARKEAPRQEISGINEIIQATVGLKKYQLRTQDIELGLDLETISYPVNVSIQQLQQVLINLVTNAEQAMPRDGARGKIVISVRRKGQIIEIRVSDNGHGIPEPSRKYIFDPFYTTKEVGQGTGLGLSLATTLIENNGGNLSLEKTSPEGTVFLIELPLMGPLPSLHENNSENPLADLMSPLKSTTHILLVDDEPLVVEPLADYLEIKGFTVSQVKTGFAALDVMQNVTFDLVISDIRMPGMDGLEFYENAVRQFPRLKEKFIFISGDIMRENVLPQIKIHGCLWLEKPFTFNSIMKAIHELLDTASSSSGPVSATG
- a CDS encoding valine--tRNA ligase, which produces MTVLAKAYEPQGVEERIYAAWTSANCFTADPKSAKPAYSIVIPPPNVTGILTMGHVLNNTIQDILVRRARMQGKEVLWLPGTDHAGLATQTAVEKALRKPDELPPKIRETLESLDAVWDKAAGKPKIPLTKHHIPRSDLLELIWSWTRDRGGVIIDQLKKLGCSCDWGRERFTLDDSYHRSVQRAFVDLYTRGYIYRGKRMVNWCPASLTAISDEEIVSTPQKGKLFTMRYEVVEEPGQFLEIATTRPETLMGDTGVAVNPQDPRYSALVGKHVWRPFPRTKIPIVADDHVDFEFGTGVLKVTPAHDKADFEIGLRHHLPIIDVLTPDGKINCPEVPELHGIERFEARKKSAEMLASMGLLVKEEPYENNVGFSERGQVPIEPRLSEQWFLDYRKMLGGRMIEEALRVVRERQIRFWPDRWEKVYAHWLENIQDWCLSRQIVWGHRIPVWYHDGEVLCQIECPGEGWTQDTDCLDTWASSWLWAYATMDDATLKKFYPTSTLVTGPDIIFLWVARMIIAGLEFEPSGTDDIAKNIAFKDVYFTGIIRDKQGRKMSKSLGNSPDPLDLIAQYGADGLRFGLMRIAPQGQDIRFDESQAEQGRNFCNKLWNAVRFRQMQELPNQPLAQIAQPTAYDQWILQELAECITKVNTFLDTFEFSAAAQELYDFFWGDYCDWYIEVAKAQLADASLKNQTCAVMDYVLHHVFRLLHPYAPFVTQELWSGLGFGDNIMFAEWPTQIDPILQGNLLTEKIQHTRKIYDSAGRGRNLRAEYKIQSNIKVKFVLKNASLSDGDVATLRMLTNAETISLDAQFAPAKGTPLVLTALGELYMPLDGLIDVDAEKARLKKELEIAISEITKVKAKLDNPAFAEKVPAKVLEEHQQRLQTWSDKKTQVEELLGSLG